CTGAGTCTGCGCCTTCGTCTTTTGGCGAGTCTGCGATCAGTGGTTCGGCTTCAGCGCGCAGCACGTCGCGACGCAACCTGGGCAGTCCGATCAGCATGACCGCGACCATCACCCAGCCAAAGGACACGGTAACGAGGAAGCCGCCGTGAGCGCCGGACGCATCGATCACGCGGCCACCCAGCGTCGCCCCCACCGACACACCGATATTCATTGCCGTGGACATCCACGTCAATCCCTCAGTGAGCTGTGAGGAGGCTACGACTTTCGACACAATCGCATTGACGTTCGTCATGGTCGGCGCGATTGCCAGTCCCGTCACGAGCATTGCCACGCCAAGGGCAAGCAGGGAGTGCGCCAGCAGGAATGTTGACACACCGATGGCGAGTGCCAAGATTCCGATGGCAAAGAGTTTCCACAGCGCAGTGGTCCAGTGGCGAGCACCGTAGAACAGTGCAGCCGTGAACGACCCCATTGCGAAGAAGCCGAGCAGCACACCGGCGAGTTCAGGGTGAGCGTGCTCTTCAGTGAAGGCCACCACTGCCACGTCGTTCGCACCGAACATGACGCCCGCACCGATGAAGGTGAGCACCAGGATGATGATGACAGGGTTGAGCAGGACGGTCGGCTGGCGCACGCCCTTGATTTTCGGAGTCGGGGTCGGCTCGCTGGCGCGCTGCGGAAA
The sequence above is a segment of the Schaalia radingae genome. Coding sequences within it:
- a CDS encoding MFS transporter, with protein sequence MLSNYADLLRIRGAWKFSLAGMVLRAPMSLMGISTILLVKGMYGNYTLAGAVSAISVVSLSICAPILARLVDQRGQAVIMVPSLVVSALATIGLFGAAVLHAPSWVLFIFAGLSGATWGSPGALVRARWAKVVRTPKQLTTAYAFEAAVDEVVFVIGPIVATLLGTALHPGTGLILSVFFIIVGSIGFFPQRASEPTPTPKIKGVRQPTVLLNPVIIILVLTFIGAGVMFGANDVAVVAFTEEHAHPELAGVLLGFFAMGSFTAALFYGARHWTTALWKLFAIGILALAIGVSTFLLAHSLLALGVAMLVTGLAIAPTMTNVNAIVSKVVASSQLTEGLTWMSTAMNIGVSVGATLGGRVIDASGAHGGFLVTVSFGWVMVAVMLIGLPRLRRDVLRAEAEPLIADSPKDEGADSDTASSSPEEPASQEPASNGQTPDEHTSNDSHSEGDPH